The following is a genomic window from Pseudomonas sp. FP2335.
ATCAGCGGGATAAACGACAACGCACCACGCACCGTCGCCGAGCGCTGTTCACCCAGGCGCAATTCGCGATACTCCGCCAAGGCATGAGCGGAGCGGGCACTGGCCTGGCTACGATGCTGGATTTCAAACAACCGCGCATGTACCAGCAGCGCCACTGCATGGCTGTGGTCAGTGACGGCGATGTCCAGCCAACGTGGCGCAACCGCCTGGATCTGCTCGCGAATCTGCGCCTCGATCTCCTCCGGCAACACGGACGCCACGCGATGCCGGACCTTGAACGAACGCACAAATCGGGCAACGGCCTCGCCTATCGTCAAGATAAAAAAGCCCTTCATGCGCAATCGCCTAAAGGTGCCCTGCGCCGATTCGGTTGACGGCGGCGCCCCGGGATAACTGGCCAACGCCTCGTGCGCCCAGCCAGGTGCAACCTGCCGCGCCAGCACCTTGATCGGCGCGGGCAAAGCACAGCCGTGGTTGAGGGTGTCCCTCATGGCATCCCAGTGCGGGTATTCGCTGATCACTGGAAACCCCTGCGCCGCCGGCCAATACACCACGCAGCGTTGCGATACCCGGTCAAACATCACCAGCATCCCGGCAATATGCCGGTCGTGCTCAAGGGTGTAGCCCACCAATCGGACGAAACATAGTTGCACGCGATGGCCATTGCGTTCCAGGTCGGCAGGTACAGAGGCGGCGATAGCGGTATTGAACAAACTTCGCCCTTGGGCGCTCAGGCCTTGCTGTTCGGCCGAAAACAGCTGCCATCGTGCGTGCTGCCGAACGACCCGGTAGCTGAGTGCAGGGCAAAGGCCAGGGTAGCCCGACTCCGGGTAAAACACCTGGCGGATGCGTGCTTCGTAATGCCCGCCGATGTCCAGGGCGGACAGGGTCTTGATCAGGTAGCGCACGTTCAGGCGGTCTTTCCAGGCGGGGTCCAGATAGCGGGCACGGTTCAGCCGCCACGCGGTCCATGGCGCCTGGGGGTCAAGGTTATGCAGGGCCAATTGCAGCAGGCTGTAGGTGCTGCGTTGCGCGCTCACGACCTTTTTCACGTGCCGGTCACCCACCGCGCACTGGCTCGACCAGCCACAAAAATGCGCGCTGACATCGTCGGGAATATCGAACAATGGGCGGTCGACATCCAGTTGCGGATAGAAGCCATCCAGGGTCAGCTGTGCGATCAGTCGCTCGCGGGCAAAATCTTCCAGCTCGGGCAGCAGGCTCCAGAGCTTTTCCTCAAAAGCCAAGGCGCTGGTCAGGTAGTGGTTTTGCAAATGCCTATAGCGCTGGCGCAGTGTCGTCGTGGCGGTGCCGAGCCATGCAGGCAGTTTTTTCGCCTGTGTCGCGGCAATGCGCAACAACTGTACATTGGCCAATGCCAACATTCGGGCGTCGTCCACCGGCACCTGCACATGTTCGCGCAGCTCATCGGCCAGCAACAGCCGAGCCAGGGCGGGGTCGCTGACCTCACTGTACAGCCGGACCTTGTCATCGAGTTGCGCGGCGAGCCGGGCATACAGTTTGACCAGCCCCTTGAAGCCTTCATGCAGGACATTGCCCGTGACCGGCGCGTAAGTCACTTCCACCCCCGCTGCGCGCAGGGCACGCTGATCCCGCGCAACGCTGCGCCACAACGGCGATCCGTCGGGGCTTTGCAGGCTGGCCTGCAGGCTGTGGCTCAAGTCAGCCAGGCAATTGAACGCCGACATCCCGCCGTGCGCGCCGCCCACCACCAGTAATACCGGCTGTTGCCGAGTGGGATGGCTGCGCCCCTTGCACGTGGTCACCACAAACACATCGTGCAACGGCACGCCGCGGCCTGCTTCGCGCCCCACTCGGATACGCAACACACACGTGTCATTGCCGGTGCGTTGGCCGGCCAGGGGAGTCTCCAGTGCGTCGACGAGGCACTGCTGATGCGCCGCACTGATCAGCTGTGCACGCTGCAGCAACTCAGCTTCGGCGAGCAGCGCCTGGCGCCGGGCCTCAAGCATCAGGGTCGCACGCTTGCGCGTGCCGTCCGGGCGCTCCAGCCAGAATGCGGGGTCGAATGCACGTTCGGGCGCAACCTCGGTCCACTGCCGCACACGTTCGCGTTGCGCCTGCCAGCGCGCTTGCAGGGCCACAAATGCGAGATAGGGTTCAGTGTCTTTTTCCAAGTCCTGGCTATCGAGCAACGCGAGCAGGCCTTGTTCATGACGGCGCACCCGGTGTTCGCGAATGGCCAGTGAGAGCCCCTGGGTAAAGCGCCCCAACATGACTTGCGCCGCCTGCCGCTGCCCATCCCATTTCAGCAACGCTGCCAGCGACGGCACCAGGCGCGGCTCGCCCACCAAGTGCTTGCGGGCCTTTTCGATCTGGGCAAGAAAGCGACGGGGTTGGGGCGGTGGTTGCCCCGGCGCGGCGACAGCGATGTGATTGATCGTCAGGGCGCATGCCAACTCGTTGTCCCACTGCCCGTCGAGCAGGGCCAATGCACTGTGGGCCAACGCGTCGTCATGCACGATCGGGCCCTGCTCGAGGACTGCATCACGCCGTCGCAGCGGCAGACATTGCCACAACAGGGTGAACAAGCGCCCCTGAAGCAACGCCCCCAACCCTTGTTGCATCTGCGCCCAGGACTGATATTCATAAAACCCACGCGCCAGGCCGGGCAGGTAGGCGACGTGCAGCGACCCCCGTGAAACATACAGCGCACCCGGAATCGCCAGCGCCGCCTGGTTGCTCCCCGGCCAAAACAATTGACGCACCTGCATACCCGTCCATTCGCCACCGGCAAGCCGCCGCGCCTGGGGGGTGGGTGCGTCCGCCAGTTGCCGGACCATGGCAAGCCCCGGTTCCGACAGCTCATACAACTGACACGCAATGAATGCCTGGTCGGCAAACTGCGCACCATACAACTGCACCCACCGCTCGCGCCGCGTACGCCAGGAGCCGTAGGCCAGGCGACGCCAATACGCCGCCACAGTCTGGTTGAAGTGCTCCAGCAAACCCAGCGCCCTTACCTTCTCCAGGGCCTGAAGGGGGCTGTAGGGCAGTTTTCGCGCACCATCGTCCTTGACGCTCAACTGGGTGAATTGGTTGATATTGGCCGGTATAAACGGATCGACCAGCAAGGCCAGGGCGCGCTCGGTGAGGCTATTGACCTGACCCGGCTCGGTAAACAAGAGGTGATCGGGATTCAGGGCGAAGGCATCCTGCAATGCCATCCGGACCATCCGTGAAATACGCGGCGCACGCGCGATCAAGCGCTTGAGCCCTTTGCCCGCTTCGATACAGCCCGTCTGGGCTGCGTGCAACTGATTGATCAGCCTGCCGGGATCGCCAACCGCATTGATCCGCCGGGTCAGCAGCGTCTGAACGCATTCTTCAGATTGAGCGTCGATAGGGTTGTTCATGGCGGGTTCCTGTCCACACAAAAGTCCAGCCTAAGCAGCTTGCCGCGCGCCGTGCTTTACATACTTGCCGCGCCTTTGAGCGGACGAAAAAAAGCCCGCAGTGTGGGCGGGCGAAAAACCAACGAAGAGCTTTGGGGGTGTGAAGCGAGGTGACGCTAGCTACCGCGATAGGTGGAGTAGCTGTAGGGCGAAATCAGGAGCGGGACATGGTAGTGATCCTGTTCGGCGCTGATGCCGAAGCGCAGCACCACCACGTCTAAAAAGGCCGGTTCCGGCAATGGCACGCCACGGGCGCGATAGTAGTCGCCGGCGCTGAATTGCAGTTGGTACACACCGCTGCGGTAGTCGTCGCCTTGCAGCAGAGGTGCGTCGCAGCGGCCGTCGCTGTTGGTCAAGGTAGTGGCGACCAGTTCCAGCTGCGCGCCTTCGACGCGGTACAACTCAACCTTGATCGCGCTGCCGGGGCAACCGTGTGCGGCATCCAAAACGTGTGTGGTCAAACGTCCCATGGCGTCTACGCGCCTCCCGAAGTCAGTAGAAGAGAGATCCGCACTTTTTCAGGGCAGCGAAAAAGCCGGCGATGGCTGATTAAGACACTTTTAAAAAAAATTGTACACAATAAAAATCACAAACCTTGCGATCCACCCGCGCTCATTGCTTGTGCAGGCGATTGACCTGTGATCCTTGCTTTTTAACGACCTTTTGTCCATTAGCTGACCAACTGGGCAAGTTTCTTGCTACACCCTTTACACAGAGGCCTGCGGAAAAAATGCAGAAATGTAGGCTTACAAAGTGACAGATAAGTTGTATACAATCACTCATCGCTGTGACGCCACCCAGTCATTTCGCTGCCCGGCCGCCACATGAATGATCACGAACAAGAAGGAAGACTGCAGTGAGCGCTGACTACCCACGCGACCTGATCGGTTACGGCAGTAACCCTCCTCACCCCCACTGGCCGGGCAAGGCACGCATTGCGTTGTCTTTCGTACTCAACTACGAAGAAGGCGGTGAGCGCAACATTTTGCACGGCGACAAGGAGTCCGAAGCGTTCCTCTCGGAAATGGTCTCGGCCCAGCCGCTGCAAGGCGCACGCAACATGAGCATGGAGTCGCTGTACGAATACGGCAGCCGTGCCGGCGTATGGCGCATCCTCAAGCTGTTCAAAGAATTCGATATTCCGCTGACCATCTTCGCCGTGGCCATGGCCGCCCAGCGTCACCCGGATGTAATCCGCGCGATGGTCGAAGCCGGCCACGAAATCTGCAGCCACGGCTACCGCTGGATCGACTACCAGTACATG
Proteins encoded in this region:
- a CDS encoding dermonecrotic toxin domain-containing protein, whose amino-acid sequence is MNNPIDAQSEECVQTLLTRRINAVGDPGRLINQLHAAQTGCIEAGKGLKRLIARAPRISRMVRMALQDAFALNPDHLLFTEPGQVNSLTERALALLVDPFIPANINQFTQLSVKDDGARKLPYSPLQALEKVRALGLLEHFNQTVAAYWRRLAYGSWRTRRERWVQLYGAQFADQAFIACQLYELSEPGLAMVRQLADAPTPQARRLAGGEWTGMQVRQLFWPGSNQAALAIPGALYVSRGSLHVAYLPGLARGFYEYQSWAQMQQGLGALLQGRLFTLLWQCLPLRRRDAVLEQGPIVHDDALAHSALALLDGQWDNELACALTINHIAVAAPGQPPPQPRRFLAQIEKARKHLVGEPRLVPSLAALLKWDGQRQAAQVMLGRFTQGLSLAIREHRVRRHEQGLLALLDSQDLEKDTEPYLAFVALQARWQAQRERVRQWTEVAPERAFDPAFWLERPDGTRKRATLMLEARRQALLAEAELLQRAQLISAAHQQCLVDALETPLAGQRTGNDTCVLRIRVGREAGRGVPLHDVFVVTTCKGRSHPTRQQPVLLVVGGAHGGMSAFNCLADLSHSLQASLQSPDGSPLWRSVARDQRALRAAGVEVTYAPVTGNVLHEGFKGLVKLYARLAAQLDDKVRLYSEVSDPALARLLLADELREHVQVPVDDARMLALANVQLLRIAATQAKKLPAWLGTATTTLRQRYRHLQNHYLTSALAFEEKLWSLLPELEDFARERLIAQLTLDGFYPQLDVDRPLFDIPDDVSAHFCGWSSQCAVGDRHVKKVVSAQRSTYSLLQLALHNLDPQAPWTAWRLNRARYLDPAWKDRLNVRYLIKTLSALDIGGHYEARIRQVFYPESGYPGLCPALSYRVVRQHARWQLFSAEQQGLSAQGRSLFNTAIAASVPADLERNGHRVQLCFVRLVGYTLEHDRHIAGMLVMFDRVSQRCVVYWPAAQGFPVISEYPHWDAMRDTLNHGCALPAPIKVLARQVAPGWAHEALASYPGAPPSTESAQGTFRRLRMKGFFILTIGEAVARFVRSFKVRHRVASVLPEEIEAQIREQIQAVAPRWLDIAVTDHSHAVALLVHARLFEIQHRSQASARSAHALAEYRELRLGEQRSATVRGALSFIPLIGVGISVYELLLAARHYHHSGDAKAAVDVAFLTLIAFVDVLTTLVPGPKGLSSAGSATARATMRNAMVRFSQRQTLTGLKQSLPRPLKLLERYKKGGMPSDALQLQSPGNRGSYIKDGEQFVVIDSERYPVYRRKDEQVLRFRNQQAHGHDELILYIDEPREWLLGADAPQPGPSAAPWRPWASSSTATEWARPAQALLEQAIRQSPEAPGGWQVWGFVTEMTLVEATPPRNIFTASSATPDQAFSVLRLGTRYYRLLPEAQEGLSQRLVFITPNHAVVHPASIDVYYWTGPGIAHQPIPATLGANGVWTLHRGLFTEPVSASLNRAFPLMTRSSRHFLLERLLHLSDSSGSTLTATQWFDLRATLDKWLAPAAVGQTDDVLRMLRPIESSTRTSIFIGDEGLTPGFDRLDFSLTQAPEASLQVATQHNLTERRHLAQGQVRVHLEQMGFSLHVVEKRSGALLASDFYCTHPQSDTVYFVMTRWASGSSLDLKARVGIQMTDEWFRRRLFATPIAAAYAPISAAMDEGRLVKIIAGVQWTSRRDPSVYFVRFGSVMPGAKQQRPRYQKKRH
- the uraH gene encoding hydroxyisourate hydrolase; the encoded protein is MGRLTTHVLDAAHGCPGSAIKVELYRVEGAQLELVATTLTNSDGRCDAPLLQGDDYRSGVYQLQFSAGDYYRARGVPLPEPAFLDVVVLRFGISAEQDHYHVPLLISPYSYSTYRGS